A genomic stretch from Bos javanicus breed banteng chromosome 29, ARS-OSU_banteng_1.0, whole genome shotgun sequence includes:
- the LOC133241829 gene encoding olfactory receptor 8B8 produces MRMVAENSSGTEFILTGLTSQPELQIPFFFLFLGFYMVTVVGNLGLITLIGLNSHLHTPMYFFLYNLSFIDFCYSTVITPKMLMSFVSKKNIISYAGCMTQLFFFLFFVISESFILSAMACDRYVAICKPLVYMATMSPQICLLLLLGVYVMGFVGAMAHTACMVRLTFCANNLVDHYMCDILPLLELSCTSTYVNELVVFIVVGIDIGVPTVTIFISYALILSSILHIHSTEGRSKAFSTCSSHIIAVSLFFGSGAFMYLKPSSLLPMNQGKVSSLFYTIVVPMLNPLIYSLRNKDVKSALKKTLSKILFS; encoded by the coding sequence ATGAGAATGGTAGCTGAGAACTCTTCTGGGACAGAGTTCATCCTCACAGGCTTAACCAGCCAGCCAGAACTCCAGATCCCCTTCTTCTTCCTATTTCTAGGTTTTTACATGGTCACTGTGGTGGGGAACCTGGGCTTGATAACCCTGATTGGACTCAACTCTCacctgcacacccccatgtactttttcctctaTAACTTATCCTTCATAGATTTCTGCTATTCCACTGTTATCACTCCCAAAATGCTGATGAGTTTTGTCTCAAAGAAGAACATCATCTCCTACGCAGGGTGTATGACTCagctcttcttctttcttttctttgtcatcTCTGAGTCCTTCATCCTGTCAGCGATGGCATGTGACCGCTATGTTGCCATCTGTAAGCCACTGGTGTACATGGCCACCATGTCTCCCCAGATCTGTTTACTTCTTTTGCTGGGTGTCTATGTGATGGGGTTTGTTGGGGCCATGGCCCACACAGCGTGCATGGTGAGACTGACCTTCTGTGCCAACAATCTTGTTGACCACTACATGTGTGACATCCTTCCCCTTCTTGAGCTCTCTTGCACCAGCACCTATGTAAATGAGCTGGTGGTCTTCATTGTTGTGGGCATCGATATTGGTGTGCCCACAGTTACCATCTTCATTTCTTATGCCCTTATCCTCTCTAGCATTCTCCATATTCATTCCACCGAGGGCAGGTCCAAAGCGTTCAGCACCTGTAGCTCCCACATTATtgcagtttctcttttctttgggtCGGGGGCATTCATGTACCTCAAACCATCTTCTCTTTTACCCATGAACCAGGGGAAAGTGTCCTCCTTGTTCTATACCATTGTGGTACCCATGCTCAACCCCTTAATCTATAGCCTGAGGAATAAGGATGTCAAAAGTGCTCTGAAGAAAACGTTAAGCAAAATACTGTTCTCCTGA